One segment of Kogia breviceps isolate mKogBre1 chromosome 14, mKogBre1 haplotype 1, whole genome shotgun sequence DNA contains the following:
- the TBL2 gene encoding transducin beta-like protein 2 yields the protein MELLQMPELMGLSLLLGLLALMATAAVARGWLRAEQETCGRSAGQRANGFPPDKSLRSKKQKQHQRIHKEKPQQHNFTHRLLAATLKSHSGNISCMDFSSNGKYLATCADDRTVRIWSTKDFLQREHRSMRANVELDHAVLVRFSPDCRAFIVWLANGDTLRVFKMTKREDGGYTFTATPEDFPKKHKAAIVSIGIADTGKFIMTASSDTTVLIWNLKGQVLSTINTNQMHNTCAAISPCSRFVASCGFTPDVKVWEVCFGKKGDFQEVVRAFELKGHSAAVHFFAFSSDCRRMASVSKDGTWKLWDTDVEYKKQDPYLLRTGRFEEASTVPCRLALSPDAQVLALASGSSIHLYNTRRGEKEECFEQVHGECISDLSFDVTGRLLASCGDRAVRLFHNTPGYRAVVEEMQGLLKRSSSESTRQRLQQQLTQAQEALKSLGALRK from the exons ATGGAGCTGTTGCAGATGCCGGAACTGATGGGGCTGTCGCTGTTGCTCGGGCTGCTGGCCCTGATGGCGACGGCGGCGGTAGCGCGGGGGTGGCTGCGCGCGGAGCAGGAGACGTGCGGCCGGTCCGCAG GCCAAAGAGCAAATGGATTTCCACCTGACAAGTCCTTGAGATCCAAGAAGCAGAAACAACATCAGCGGATTCACAAGGAAAAGCCTCAGCAACACAACTTCACCCACCGCCTCCTGGCTGCAACATTGAAG AGCCACAGTGGGAACATATCTTGCATGGACTTTAGCAGCAATGGCAAGTACCTGGCCACCTGTGCCGATGACCGTACCGTCCGCATCTGGAGCACCAAGGACTTCCTGCAGCGGGAGCACCGCAGCATGAGAGCAAATGTGGAGCTGGACCATGCCGTCCTGGTGCGCTTCAGCCCTGACTGCAG AGCATTCATCGTCTGGCTGGCTAACGGAGATACCCTCCGTGTCTTCAAGATGACCAAGCGAGAGGATGGGGGCTATACTTTCACGGCCACCCCAGAGGACTTTCCTAAAAAGCACAAGGCAGCCATCGTCAGCATTGGCATTGCTGACACAG GGAAGTTCATCATGACTGCTTCCAGTGACACAACTGTCCTCATCTGGAATCTGAAAGGTCAGGTGCTCTCTACCATCAACACCAACCAGATGCACAATACATGTGCTGCTATATCCCCTTGTagcag GTTTGTGGCCTCATGTGGCTTCACCCCGGATGTAAAAGTTTGGGAAGTCTGCTTTGGGAAAAAAGGGGACTTCCAGGAGGTTGTGCGAGCCTTTGAACTGAAGGGCCACTCTGCAGCCGTCCACTTCTTCGCTTTCTCCAGTGACTGCCGGAG GATGGCCTCTGTCTCCAAGGATGGTACGTGGAAACTGTGGGACACAGATGTGGAATACAAGAAGCAGGACCCCTACTTGCTGAGGACAGGCCGTTTTGAAGAAGCAAGCACCGTGCCGTGCCGCCTGGCACTCTCCCCTGACGCCCAGGTTTTGGCTTTGGCCAGTGGCAGCAGTATTCATCTCTATAATACCCGGCGGGGTGAGAAGGAGGAGTGCTTCGAGCAGGTCCATGGGGAGTGTATCAGTGACTTGTCCTTTGACGTCACTGGCCGGCTTCTGGCCTCCTGTGGGGACCGGGCAGTGCGGCTCTTCCACAACACCCCTGGCTACCGGGCAGTGGTGGAGGAAATGCAGGGCCTCCTCAAGCGGTCCTCCAGTGAGAGCACCCGCCAGAGGCTACAGCAGCAGCTGACGCAGGCCCAGGAGGCCCTGAAGAGCCTGGGTGCCTTGAGGAAATGA